One Molothrus ater isolate BHLD 08-10-18 breed brown headed cowbird chromosome 30, BPBGC_Mater_1.1, whole genome shotgun sequence DNA segment encodes these proteins:
- the CELA1 gene encoding chymotrypsin-like elastase family member 1, translated as MLQLVLLAALALCGRCSELDLDGMQRVVGGSEARSHSWPSQISLQYYSGGGWHHTCGGSLIHRNWVMTAAHCVNNNLQYRVVAGEHNLNMNDGTEQVFSVSRIIVHPYYNANNVAGGYDIALFRLSSSATLNSAVQLAVLPQEGTILPNNYPCYITGWGLTRTNGQLSSVLLQAQLPVVDYQICSSASYWGSTVKNTMVCAGGDGVRSGCQGDSGGPLHCAVNGQYQVHGVTSFVSSQGCNVLRKPTVFTRVSAYISWINSVIAQN; from the exons ATGCTGCAGCTCGTGCTCCTCGCCGCGCTCGCCCTGTGCG ggcGCTGCTCCGAGCTGGATCTCGATGGCATGCAGCGGGTGGTCGGCGGCAGCGAGGCGCGCTCGCACTCCTGGCCCTCCCAG ATCTCCCTGCAGTATTACTCCGGGGGAGGCTGGCACCACACCTGCGGGGGCTCCCTCATCCACAGGAACTGGGTGATGACCGCCGCCCACTGCGTCAACAA TAACCTGCAATACCGTGTGGTGGCCGGCGAGCACAACCTCAACATGAACGACGGCACCGAGCAGGTCTTCAGCGTCAGCAGGATCATCGTCCACCCCTACTACAACGCCAACAACGTGGCCGGAGG CTACGACATCGCCCTGTTCCGCCTGAGCAGCTCCGCCACCCTGAACAGCGCCGTGCAGCTGGCggtgctgccccaggagggCACCATCCTGCCCAACAACTACCCCTGCTACATCACGGGCTGGGGCCTGACCCGCA CCAACGGGCAGCTGTCCAGcgtcctgctccaggcccagctgcCCGTCGTGGACTACCAGATCTGCTCCAGCGCGTCCTACTGGGGCTCCACCGTCAAGAACACCATGGTGTGCGCCGGCGGCGACGGCGTGCGCTCCGGCTGCCAG GGCGATTCCGGCGGTCCCCTGCACTGCGCCGTCAACGGGCAGTACCAGGTGCACGGCGTCACCAGCTTCGtgtccagccagggctgcaacGTCCTCCGCAAACCCACCGTGTTCACCCGCGTCTCCGCCTACATCTCCTGGATCAACAGC GTCATCGCCCAGAACTGA
- the GALNT6 gene encoding polypeptide N-acetylgalactosaminyltransferase 6 — protein sequence MRLFRRRYSTLKVALAGAVFVLFLFILQKDVGSKEPGEEPWLRNIVQGKGQVLDLMLGAVRDLRDSMPRLQIGAPEPPPEPLPSSRSCLPGVYTAAELRPLMERPPQDPASPGADGKAFKKDRWTPEETKEKERGYEKHCFNAFASDRISLQRALGPDSRPPECIDQKFKRCPPLPTTSVVIVFHNEAWSTLLRTVYSVLHSSPARLLREVILVDDASTDEYLKEELDRYVEQLQIVRVVRQRERKGLITARLLGASVASGEVLTFLDAHCECFHGWLEPLLSRIAEEPTAVVSPDIATIDLNTFEFSKPVQNGKQHSRGNFDWSLTFGWEVVPARERQRRKDETFPIKSPTFAGGLFAISRSYFEHIGSYDDQMEIWGGENVEMSFRVWQCGGQVEIIPCSVVGHVFRSKSPHTFPKGTQVISRNQVRLAEVWMDDYKEIFYRRNQQASQMAREKTFGDITERRRLRERLHCKNFTWYLQNVYPEMFVPDLTPAFYGAIKNEGTKSCLDVGENNHGGKPLIMYPCHGLGGNQYFEYTSQRELRHNIGKELCLRGAAGTAELGECQFRGKPGRVPASEEWDLAQNRLIKNLASGMCLTARGKHPALVPCDLTDPHQLWSFT from the exons atgaGGCTGTTCCGCCGCCGCTACAGCACCTTGAAGGTGGCCTTGGCGGGCGCCGTCTTCgtcctcttcctcttcatcctccAGAAGGACGTGGGCAGCAAGGAGCCGGGCGAGGAGCCGTGGCTGCGGAACATCGTGCAGGGCAAGGGCCAGGTGCTGGACCTGATGCTGGGCGCCGTGCGGGACCTGCGGGATTCGATGCCGCGGCTGCAGATCGGggccccggagccgccgccggaGCCGCTGCCCAGCAGCCGCTCCTGCCTGCCCGGCGTCTACACCGCGGCCGAGCTGCGGCCGCTGATGGAGAGGCCCCCCCAGGACCCCGCCAGCCCCGGCGCCGACGGAAAAGCCTTCAAGAAGGATCGCTGGACGCCCGAGGAGACGAAGGAGAAGGAGCGGGGCTACGAGAAGCATTGCTTCAACGCCTTCGCCAGCGACCGCATCTCCCTGCAGCGGGCGCTGGGCCCCGACAGCCGCCCCCCCGA GTGCATCGATCAGAAGTTCAAGcgctgccctcccctccccaccaccaGCGTGGTGATCGTGTTCCACAACGAGGCCTGGTCCACCCTGCTCCGGACGGTCTACAGCGTCCTGCACTCGTCCCCAGCCCGCCTGCTCCGTGAGGTCATCCTGGTGGACGATGCCAGCACGGACG AGTACCTGAAGGAGGAGCTGGATCGCTACgtggagcagctgcagatcGTGCGCGTGGTGCGGCAGCGGGAGCGCAAGGGGCTCATCACAGCCCGGCTGCTGGGGGCCAGCGTGGCCAGCGGGGAGGTGCTGACCTTCCTGGATGCCCACT GCGAGTGTTTCCATGGCTGGCTGGAGCCGCTCCTGTCCCGCATCGCCGAGGAGCCCACGGCCGTCGTGAGCCCCGACATCGCCACCATCGACCTCAACACCTTCGAGTTCTCCAAGCCCGTGCAGAACGGGAAGCAGCACAGCCGGGGCAACTTCGACTGGAGCCTGACCTTCGGCTGGGAGGTGGTTCCGGCACGGGAGAGGCAACGCAGGAAGGATGAGACCTTCCCCATCAA GTCCCCAACCTTTGCAGGTGGCCTCTTTGCCATCTCCAGGTCCTACTTTGAGCACATCGGCTCCTACGATGACCAGATGGAGATTTGGGGGGGTGAAAACGTGGAAATGTCCTTCAGG GTGTGGCAGTGCGGGGGACAGGTGGAGATCATCCCCTGCTCCGTCGTGGGCCACGTGTTCCGCTCCAAGAGCCCGCACACCTTCCCCAAGGGCACCCAGGTGATCTCCCGGAACCAGGTGCGCCTGGCCGAGGTCTGGATGGACGACTACAAGGAGATCTTCTACCGCCGCAACCAGCAAGCCTCCCAGATGGCCAGAGAG AAGACATTTGGTGACATCACAGAGCGGCGCCGGCTGCGGGAGCGGCTGCACTGCAAGAATTTCACCTGGTACCTGCAGAACGTCTACCCCGAGATGTTCGTGCCCGACCTGACCCCGGCCTTCTACGGAGCG ATAAAAAACGAGGGCACCAAGAGCTGCCTGGACGTGGGCGAGAACAACCACGGTGGGAAACCTCTCATCATGTACCCCTGCCACGGGCTGGGGGGCAACCAG TACTTTGAGTACACGAGCCAGCGGGAGCTGCGCCACAACATCGgcaaggagctgtgcctgcGCGGAGCTGCGGGCACGGCCGAGCTGGGCGAGTGCCAGTTCCGAGGGAAGCCCGGCCGGGTGCCCGCCAGCGAGGAGTGGGACCTGGCGCAG AACCGGCTGATCAAGAATTTGGCCTCGGGGATGTGTCTGACGGCCCGGGGGAAGCACCCGGCGCTCGTTCCCTGCGACCTCACGGACCCGCACCAGCTCTGGTCCTTCACCTAA